The following are encoded in a window of Nibricoccus aquaticus genomic DNA:
- the nadD gene encoding nicotinate-nucleotide adenylyltransferase yields MKIGFLGGSFDPVHFGHLIAAQDAYEQHQLDRLFLVPAAQAPLKPDDVQCSTEDRLAMLHAAVEWDDRFEVSDYELRKGGVSYTIDSVRHFRELFPDDQLYWIIGGDQLPKLHLWKEIEELAKLVEFIFLERPGHPVKATPAIPGLRLHRCDGHLVEISSTELRERIRLGLSLDYFVPHKAIVHIAEKRLYR; encoded by the coding sequence GTGAAGATCGGTTTTCTTGGGGGTAGTTTTGACCCCGTCCACTTCGGACACCTCATCGCCGCGCAGGATGCTTACGAGCAGCACCAGCTCGATCGGCTCTTCCTCGTGCCCGCCGCTCAGGCTCCGCTGAAACCCGATGACGTGCAGTGCTCCACGGAGGACCGGCTCGCGATGTTGCACGCGGCCGTCGAATGGGACGATCGCTTCGAGGTATCCGATTACGAACTGCGCAAGGGCGGCGTGAGCTACACGATCGATTCGGTCCGGCACTTTCGGGAGCTCTTCCCGGACGATCAGCTCTACTGGATCATTGGCGGCGACCAGCTGCCGAAGCTGCATCTTTGGAAGGAAATCGAGGAGCTGGCGAAGCTGGTGGAGTTTATCTTCCTCGAACGCCCGGGCCATCCGGTGAAAGCCACGCCGGCGATTCCGGGGCTGCGGCTCCATCGCTGCGACGGGCACTTGGTGGAAATCAGTTCGACGGAGCTGCGTGAACGCATCCGCCTCGGGCTTTCGCTGGATTACTTCGTCCCGCATAAGGCGATTGTCCACATCGCCGAAAAACGTCTTTATCGCTGA
- a CDS encoding amidohydrolase family protein, translating to MNQPNPVAAVTPHPKIGYSIFDIEIHARPASPRNIAAYLPSSYVDRYLDGFLGDSTPNLDQRGGNDREDADISDNCVAASNPELIARQLLDPYGIEWAICTGPIYNLSTIGDTDYAVALASAFNNWLNNDFVPRDTRYYGVIYVAMQDPKAAVKEIEKWAGHPRASQVFIGSAGIVPLGHRSNHIIYEAAAANGLPVATHSTMEGRGITGTPTGNGYCSRYIEYHTGLAASALTNVTSLVCEGVFAKIPDFRFVLLEFGISWAQPLMWALDREWKSLRSEMPLLKELPSEYLKRQLFYTTQPIEEPDKTRDLVQTYHAVNGSNQIMFSSDYPHWDFDNPVVILPGRDNAELKRRILRENALALYGRRLGLK from the coding sequence ATGAATCAGCCCAACCCCGTGGCTGCGGTGACTCCGCACCCCAAGATCGGTTATTCCATTTTTGACATTGAGATTCATGCCCGCCCTGCAAGTCCCCGGAATATCGCGGCCTATCTGCCGTCTTCCTACGTGGATCGTTACCTCGATGGTTTTCTCGGCGATAGTACCCCCAACCTGGATCAACGTGGCGGCAACGATCGTGAGGATGCGGATATTTCAGATAACTGTGTTGCCGCCAGTAATCCGGAGCTCATCGCGCGCCAGCTGCTGGATCCCTACGGGATTGAATGGGCGATTTGCACCGGTCCGATCTACAACCTGAGCACCATCGGTGACACGGACTACGCGGTAGCTTTGGCCAGCGCGTTTAACAACTGGCTGAACAACGATTTTGTCCCGCGTGATACTCGATACTACGGCGTGATCTATGTGGCCATGCAGGATCCGAAGGCTGCGGTGAAGGAGATCGAAAAGTGGGCAGGCCATCCGCGCGCGAGCCAGGTTTTCATCGGCAGCGCCGGGATTGTACCGCTCGGCCATCGCTCGAACCATATTATTTACGAAGCCGCGGCGGCGAATGGTCTGCCTGTCGCCACACACAGCACGATGGAAGGCCGCGGTATCACCGGCACTCCCACCGGAAACGGCTACTGCTCGCGCTACATCGAATACCACACCGGGCTGGCGGCGAGTGCGTTGACGAACGTGACGAGCCTTGTGTGCGAAGGTGTTTTCGCGAAAATTCCCGACTTCCGTTTCGTGCTGCTGGAATTCGGCATTTCTTGGGCGCAGCCCTTGATGTGGGCGCTCGATCGGGAGTGGAAAAGCCTGCGGTCTGAAATGCCTTTGTTGAAGGAACTGCCAAGCGAATACCTGAAACGCCAGTTGTTCTACACTACGCAGCCGATCGAGGAGCCCGACAAGACGCGCGATCTCGTGCAGACGTATCATGCGGTCAACGGGAGCAATCAGATCATGTTTTCCAGCGATTATCCGCATTGGGATTTTGACAACCCCGTCGTGATCCTGCCCGGAAGGGACAATGCAGAGCTGAAGCGCCGCATCCTTCGGGAAAATGCTCTCGCGCTTTATGGCCGCCGACTTGGATTGAAATGA
- a CDS encoding Rieske (2Fe-2S) protein codes for MSNVTSPSPTKARKLVPAGPADLSIGGRRIVKIDTYSIGVFRIESGYYGIVNYCPHEGAELCKGRLTGTNLPTDKVSNYEWGCQGRILRCPWHKWEFDLITGQHLADPSFRARTYRVIESEGQLTIEL; via the coding sequence ATGAGCAACGTCACCTCTCCTTCCCCAACCAAGGCTCGCAAACTGGTGCCAGCAGGTCCGGCAGATCTGTCGATCGGTGGGCGCCGCATCGTAAAGATCGATACGTATTCCATCGGTGTTTTTCGAATCGAGAGCGGTTACTACGGCATCGTGAACTACTGCCCGCACGAGGGCGCTGAGCTTTGCAAAGGCCGGCTCACGGGCACAAACCTGCCGACGGACAAGGTCTCCAACTACGAATGGGGCTGCCAGGGACGGATCCTGCGCTGCCCCTGGCACAAGTGGGAATTCGATCTCATCACCGGCCAGCACCTCGCCGATCCATCGTTCCGGGCACGCACTTATCGCGTCATCGAAAGCGAAGGACAGCTCACCATTGAACTTTGA
- a CDS encoding amidohydrolase family protein — protein sequence MDTPSLKFFDADVHVRWDDDRAIADRLPESWKERWLIGAGHTQAGLRINPKFYNPHEPFGQGTPRTVGRQGLVSAEALAKDWLTPQGIDAALVSVYDAPNLCTFGDVDYPMEMARAVNDWLAEEWLEKSPAVYGTIVVATQNPEEAAREIRRAARHNRMLQVMLPTGSMFPYGNRRFYPIYEAAQECGLAIAIHSGTEGMGTSPAPTPCGWPGTLSELRVTRSTTFLGHLTSMITEGVFVRFPELRVVGLEVGVAWLSTYLWRFDKNYKGLRSECPWLKELPSEYTRRFFRFGTQSAEPGNPASEFWRLLGSNRLDETLMFSSNYPRWDHETPVFSHGMASAAPEKIEALKVGVARSTYPRLL from the coding sequence ATGGACACCCCCTCTCTGAAATTTTTTGATGCCGACGTGCACGTTCGTTGGGATGATGATCGTGCGATCGCCGATCGCCTGCCCGAGTCTTGGAAAGAGCGCTGGCTGATCGGCGCGGGTCACACGCAGGCGGGCCTGCGGATCAACCCGAAGTTCTACAATCCGCACGAACCGTTTGGCCAGGGCACTCCCCGGACAGTCGGGCGGCAAGGCTTGGTGTCGGCGGAAGCGCTGGCGAAAGACTGGCTCACTCCGCAGGGAATCGATGCCGCCCTGGTGAGCGTTTACGATGCGCCGAATCTCTGTACGTTTGGCGACGTCGATTATCCGATGGAGATGGCGCGCGCGGTAAATGACTGGCTGGCCGAGGAATGGCTGGAAAAGTCGCCGGCTGTTTACGGGACCATCGTGGTGGCGACGCAAAATCCAGAGGAGGCCGCCAGAGAGATTCGTCGCGCGGCCCGTCACAACCGGATGCTGCAGGTGATGCTGCCGACCGGGAGCATGTTTCCCTATGGAAATCGGCGTTTCTATCCGATCTATGAAGCCGCGCAGGAATGCGGTTTGGCAATTGCGATTCACTCCGGCACTGAGGGCATGGGCACAAGTCCGGCGCCCACGCCGTGCGGCTGGCCGGGCACTTTGTCTGAGTTGCGAGTGACACGCTCGACCACGTTTCTCGGTCACCTGACCAGCATGATCACCGAAGGTGTGTTTGTTCGGTTTCCCGAACTGCGCGTCGTAGGTCTCGAGGTAGGCGTGGCGTGGTTGTCCACCTACCTCTGGCGGTTCGACAAAAATTACAAAGGTCTGCGTTCAGAATGTCCGTGGTTGAAGGAGTTGCCGAGTGAATACACACGACGCTTCTTCCGCTTCGGTACTCAGAGTGCAGAGCCGGGTAATCCGGCTTCCGAATTCTGGCGTTTGCTCGGATCCAATCGCCTGGATGAAACCCTGATGTTCTCGAGCAATTACCCACGATGGGATCATGAAACTCCGGTGTTCTCCCATGGCATGGCCTCCGCCGCGCCCGAAAAAATCGAGGCGTTGAAGGTCGGCGTCGCCCGTTCCACCTACCCAAGATTGCTTTGA